The Myotis daubentonii chromosome 1, mMyoDau2.1, whole genome shotgun sequence genome includes the window GGCAGGTCTTCTCCCACTAGAGGTGGTGGACAGCTAGTGGGTCTGTTTCTAAGCCAAGACTTGTTTCTACAGTTTTTGTGACCGTCGGGATTGTATTTATGCTCCAGTCTCTGATGCATCATTAACACTTCTGGATAAAAGGTCTTGAAAGTACAAAATGGGCAGGTGATACTTGGGATTAAACTCTTGCTCAAAGAAATTGCCTGGCAACTGTGAAGCGCCCCGAGGGCTAAATTTAAAGGTTTCTCTTGACAGTCCATGGTGGGCTTCACTCTGCTGTCTGCTGCCACCTCTGCCTTCTCTTTGAGGCCAGCCTCGTCCTTGTGGGTGGCAGTGGCATCTGGGTGAGGATGAGGCGGAGCAGCCACTTCTGCTCTGCGAGGGAGGTTGATGGCCTGAGCTTCGGGCGCTGGTCTGTTCTTTAACACGTCCAAATAAGCAGGGGCAGAGTGTCTGCCTAGCTGATCAGCACTAccttcagttgcatttttattgaAATCCTGTATATCTTTGTGTACTGGCGAGAGGACAGTGCTGCCCAGAATATTCTGAAAGGCAGGGGCCATCCCCTTAGGTTGCTTGGCAGGTGGGCTGCCTTTCACATCTGTGGCACCATCgaaaaatcttttcaaatttCTGGTTTGCGCACTGTCGGCAATGAGTAGTACATCTTCCGCTTCCTGGTTTTTCCCTTCGCTCTTGACCTCAGCGGCCACATCGACCTGCTTATCTTTGTGGTGTCTCTCCAAGTGATACTGTAGAGAGGTCTTCTGAGCTGCAGCATAGTCACAAAATTCACATGTGTATGGTTTTTCATCCGTATGCACTCTGAGATGAATGTTGAGGTCATAGTTTGAGCGGAAAAACTTTCCACAGTAACTACATTCTCTTGAGGATGTCAGATGCTTTATTTTGCCTCCATCATCATTTTGATCCAGATGGAGGCCTTCGGGAAGTCCGTCCGCGAATCCATCTTCAGAGCCTCCTTCTCGCTCTGTGGCTCCGTTTTCATCCAGGGTGCCGGCTAGGTCTGGAGAGCACGTCCTGAGCTGCTGGCCATCCACAGACATGGTGGGCGACTCAGCATCTGTCCTCTGGTCCTTCTTGTGGACTCTCGAGTGCAGGACCAGCTGGCGGTAGGTTCTGAACACCTTGCCACACTCAGAGCAATGCGTGGACTTCTTACTCTTACTGGACAACTTGGGGTCCGCGTCCCCAGGAGGCACTTCACCGTTGGCATGTCTAGGCTTCTCCTTATCTTGTGCTAGGCCTGTACAACCGGTCTTACTGGATCTGGACTTTGCAGAACCTTTGGGATGGCTTTTACTCCCGTTCCAGACTTCTCCAAGCTTTTCTTTGTCCGAATCATCATTGTCGGTGctcccttcctgcctgggctgctcCTTCGCCTCCCGGCAGATGGCGATTTCGCCCTTGGTGGCCAGCTGCCAGGCCTGGCAGGTGGTGAATGGGTCGAGCTGAGGTATCCATCCGGTGGGCTGCTTCCCGGTTTCAGGCTGAGCTTTGGGTCTGAGGTTTAAGAACTGCAGGAACTCGTCTCTTGGGGCTGACATCCCCGTCTGCTGAGAGTCTGCCTGGGGACTGCTGTCACCAGAAGCCTTGTCTTTGGTGTGTATCTTCCTGTGCTCAATGAGACTTtctatatttggaaataggaaGCCACAAACCATGCACATCTTGAAAGGATAGGAGATGCTCTCCGCAGCCTGCTCCTGGACAACCTCGTTGATGGTGACCGGGCTTTCCAAGCCCTGCTGCAGCTTGCTCTTGTCCCCCGACTTGTCGCTGTGTGTTCGCATGTGGCTCTTCAGAAACCAGGGCACCTTGAACCTCCGTCCACACACGTGACACCCATAGGTGAAAGAGTCCTTGTGTTTCTTCATGTGGATCGCCAGGTCAAACGCAACTCTGAACGTCTGCCCACACACCTCACAGCTCAGGTCTTCATTCTCTTTGCCACTCTTGTCCTTGCGGGGTTCTGTTTGCACCTGGCCTTTATCTAGAGGGCTGAGATACTCTGCTTCCACGCACAGAACTGAGGGCTCACAGAGGATGGGCCGGTGCTGCAGCAGCACGTGCTTACTGAGGTCTTCAGAGTGGGTGAAGGTCTGCCTGCAGAACATGCATTCCAAGGGCGTGTAGCCTTCGATTTGGATGATGCTCTTCTCTTGCGTGGCTCTGAAAGGAACAGTGGTGGTCCCTTTTACTGACATGGCATCATCTAGCTCCATCTGGCTGCCAAGAGAATTGCCAGTAACTTCTGGTCCATCCATATACACTAAGTGGGATTGAGTTGGCATGTATCCTGTCATTTCAGGACTCTGTATAAAATAAGAATCTGGCTGAGGGATTTCTGGACTTGGAATAAGGCCACTTGTAATACTTGTCACTCACACCCCCAGCAGTCCTGGACTTCAAAACTAGAGCAAATAGTTGTTATAAAAGttcaaaagaaaatgtatattccTCTAACTTCTTATCTTCAGAAGTCTTAGGAAGCTCAATGACAGAGTGTCACTGGTTCTTTCCGCAATGCTTTGATTCAGCACAAAGCACTACTTCTCTTTGTCTCCACTGTGAGGGAATGAGTCGGTTGAGCAAGTCAATTCCAGCAAATCTGCAGACAAGATTTCCAAAACTTTCGGAAGTGGAGGCAGTGTCTGGAACCTGGAGACTCTTGCTCTCTGAGCCTGCCAGTCCACCTGGCTCGGAACAATCCTGGAAGAGAAGTGATTGCTTCTCAAACCAAAAAGGCCAAGTTCTGtcttcttacatctgtatttataccagttgattttaatcctataaattctattccaaaggttagggcgtttcttatctccattccaaggttactctattattctattaagctacaaggaagtaactgaaggagattatcctaagtaaagattatgtagcttaagtgtgattgctcatggttaaagtgattaattacccacctggcacttagttaaggtgttttattccctccctaccttcagggaaaaatccctacctggggaaacaacctttcttggagaggtgaccttggtcaaAACTCATAGCTCTAAGAAGAGGagcatattaagaacagtatgccatatatgccaggtcccttgaaacatatgctgtgcagatgttccttccctgcagagactgtgtcaagcagcaaggatggaccggcttctggcaaatcccccttttttattttttaaatgataacgtgtgtaaatcagcggccacctcccagattgggttgtttaagacttggaagaagactgacaagcaatgatagcaAGCATAgcaataaacatagtggatggagtgcacacAGAGCCttgtagaaggttgctggcctcttcagtcaaggatTTTAGATGTCCAAAAGTCGGTAGTTTGGTTGTCTTTGTTGATCTGGCTAGTGGGTGGTGTCACTGGTGATGAGCTTCCCGAAATGTCAGCGTGTTGAATGGCTGGATCATGGCTCCATCAGGGCTGTGCTTGAGGGTGGTGTGGAATCTGGGGAGGAACCAGCTGTGCCCTCTGCGTTGGCTGATATGGATGATACTGGGGAGGAGGATGAGGcggagatggagggtagtagagataacaagaagagaaagcaaaagaactataaGGCagggaagtgtttagaaaaaagagggagtagaaagggaagaaggcagcatcctgacagagccctttccttcagctgcccctttccctgtggtccaaggtagaaatgggaaacaagtcctgttgcagtgagagggcagctgcttcAGCCAGTCTCtctctttacctgggtcccgatctgagctgggtgTGGGAAGCGAAGCAGCCATGGGGGTAGGAGACCTCCCTAATAAGGGGTGAGGGTTCAGGCCTCTGCAAAgttggtgggggtgagggtctgtgccccacctctgttgacccccaagttgtctcctgatggcccctctgcgactgtgcctgtcttaggttgttccttccctgaggaatcttacccgtctctggctaaccagccatcctccggggccaagcagggtgatgtgaggtgtgCAAATGAGGGAGGAACAGCGCCCCACTGcaagaggttcagttctgtctccttggtagccgaTGCCCCCGTGGCCTCCaggcccagcacctgccttgggctTCCCTCGCCTGCAAATGGACTGTGAGAAGAGGGTCCGTCTTGACACAAGGGCAAGaggggccaatacaggacaaGTGAGGAACGGCTTCTCAGCATGTAGTCCcaggacagggctttctcagcccaggatgtaaggctcttggcacaagaccaCTCCACGTATGGGTCATATGCCAGACACCCCCATTCATGGCAGAAAacggaggtgcccttcctggaacaatAAGGCAgagagattctagaaaaggctgtgttcaggagagaaagagaaatggccaaagaaccagcaaacaagtagtcagattaaaaaagaaaagggaaaggagaagtggggcaaagctgggacatatggacagacaaaaaggaggcacatgtgatcctcccaatggacagtccgttccagctcagggctgcacatctgctgccgACGGGCACTGGTCAAGTGTGCTAACTCGGCCTCCCAGGGTGACcgtccccaggagggaggcagagtccgctccttctggaaagatacaaaacacaacctcttccccacatcattactagatctggtaaaactcttcctGGTTTGTGTATTCTTCTACCAGGCTGAGTcagcagaggctattgtacaggaggcccgatgccttttggctgctgtacaaccctctgcattgtattttttaaaaatttaacatataacattcttctcccccttgtttttatagaaaaggtttatattgatggaattctcagtttttctttttgtgtcaagagctaactttgatgtgttaaaactaaataaactgcatttactcaatccaaagcaggcattaaaaagaaaaaccccaaatgctctcttgtatccattttaagagtaggattggcgctttcctctattacctgagtcctgttctatcaccccagggacagcttgccaatcctgcattttcccggggtggaaaggctgcagtggggttaaggataaggctccttgggcctaccttctcccatgactttacatttaagtttccttcctcagaaaatcatggacatacttcttgtataaaacgttctgtctgactgggagtaaccttaactcctctgctagcaagcatatgtgttaaaagttcaatacggagtcttttttttctttagaccctatatggcacatcttctcaatcaaaagttcaatacagagtcttctttttctttggactcagtatggcacatcttctcaatcaaAAGTTCAATACacagtcttctttttctttagactcagtatggcacatcttctcaatctaagttctgtactatccaccttcttaccctacttatcctctataggggggtattcagcaccctggtggagtacTGTCCGTCTcaagtgtgggggttctcaatggggggggatTACCTAGCGGAATCCTGTTCTGGAGCCATctgttggggtcctgccccagcaggtccacgggttcccaaaggtgtggacagactTGGCAAAGAAAGAATGACATGGAAACTGCGTTCAGTTGCTCAGCATAGCGAgattctcctgccaggttctcaAGCCAAGTTccgtatttttattttattttttatttttttgcaaaacaCCAAATCTATATATACATCCACATATAATAACATCATTTTAAGCTGAAATATatcataaataaaaaagtaacatcTACTGTTTGACAACTTAAGtatcaacaattaaaataaatcaaactggaatgaaataaatacatgaacAAAAATCCAACAGATTGTACCTCTATTATATGTACTGTTGtcccaaagaaaaaaacatacaaaaccaGTAGTATTCCAATAGTTAatactgatggacaaaaatattAACAGCATATTTTGGACTACAAaggctgtgaaaaagaaaaaaaaaactggtatttttatacttttagaaATGTGGTTAGGAAGGAGAAATATGAAAACCCAGAAATTTCAGCATAACATGAACTGACTTGTTTTCACATAggtttggtgatttttttaaataaagatttaagtTTCAGCCCTCTACTATGATGTATCCCCGTTAAGATTTACAGTTATAGTCAGAGCGAGCTTTCTGTAACACTCATCAGATTAGCAATGATCAAGTCAATCATCTTCTCAAATGTGTTCATCTTCAAAAATAGGCTATAATAGTGCAAAACTATGGAAACAAAAATCTAGATTATGTACATATGGCTCAGCTTGTGAGCAGGAAAAGGGGTTAATAGTGTACGCTTTCCTGACATGAAGCACTTCGCTAGGAGGCCAGCAGACTGATCTCAGGCCGGTCTCCCTGTCACACGGGAGTTAAGACTTCCCGTTCACGTTgcataatgaaaacaaaacaaacccccccaccaaaaaaaaaaaaatcaagattattTTAGGACTTTAACCTTAAGACAAGAAACATTAACagtgcaaaattatttttcaaacagtTTTCTGAGTAAAATGTTAAACCCAGGGGTTGCTGGAGAACTCAGCTACAAACTACAAATTAAGGGGCGGGAATTTAAAACATCCAGTTGGCCAACTGGTGGCTCTATTCTCTTTAAAACCCAAATTGCATGTGTACTGAGAAAATGCTGTTGCTTTGAAATCAAAAATGGGAAGACAACCAAAGTCTAGAAGCAGGCCACTTCTTCCCCGGTTACCAGAAGGCTCGGGCCAGAAGTTCTTATTCAGAACCAACGTGTCTGAATATGCCCACTGTTGACCCCAATGCAGATGCACTGACTTCCAATACAAACCTAAAAATTTCCCCCAAACTTTAATTTCCTTGAAAATTGCGTCCAATATCTGTACCATGTATAATTTAGCGTTTAATTTTGTATCTACAAATTTAAGCAAACACCTAAAAAAACTGACTTTTCCAACAAAAATGATTCATTTGAGAGGAGACTAGTTTGAGTAGCTCCACATACACTTTGGTGGGTGTGCGGACAGCTGGCTGCTCAGAGAGGAAGCACTGCCCTCAGACACCCACTCCCCAGAGGGGACCATGGAGCGCCTCCTTCTGGGCGACACCCTTACATTTGTAACAAAAGGGCACCAAATCGGAGTAGCTGACCTTGACATACGCAGCAATAGTCACAGAGAATCAATACTTCCATTAACAAATTTTAAGACAACAAACTGCGGACAATTTAACATAATGCAAAGCATcaaaaaaattttctaaaacgTACATCTTAAAGGAAAGCGCACAAATAGCAGGAACTGCTCAGAGTGAGGAGCTACATGAGGAAAAGGAGGCGCAGGGAATTGAAACAAGCAGGTACAACTTATATATGTACAGATTTTACCTGAGGTGCAAGCATTATATACTTTCTCCCCACCCACCATCAGCCCAAATGATTCTTTTCAGCAGCGCTCAAGTATGCGAAAACTCTGTTTATTTGGTCAattctaaacaaaaaaaaatattattcagggACAAAATAGAGATTTCCCGTCTACATTTGTACACAACTCAACTGTTCCAGCTATAGTTTTTATTGCTATTTGGTACAAAAGTTAACAGAACCACTTTGCAGCACGTGGTGCTCCTTGCGCGTGTGTACAGACCTCACAGAATATTTCAGTCGCTTTCACCACTCTCTTTCTTGAAGGATGAACTGACTCAACTTTATGGAGCACACATCCATCCATCAAGACCTTTCTTTCCCAAAATAGGAAATGAAGTTTTCTTGTCCTTTGGCCGCGAATGTGCATTCCCAATAAAATTCTCATAGTTTCTCTTTGGAAGCATGCTGCTAGATCAATGTTGCTAAGACACAGGCCTTTTTCCTTCCAGCGAAGCGCGGGGCGCAGGTGTAGAGCGGCCCGGGCCCGCCTTAGGGCTAGTGTAAGGTCAGCACATCCTCGGAGTCCATCTCGCCTGATGCCAGGAACCCCGGCTTGGAGGGCAGCACCTCCAACGGAGGGAACGCGTACTTCTGGGGCAGCAGCCCTGTGGTTCCGGGGTCCACCAGGTACTTGGGCAGGTCAAGGACCCTTTGGTCGTGGGGCCCCGGCTGCTCTGCACCCAGGACGAAGGGCCCGGCTTTCGGCCTCTTGGGAAGCGGCTCTCCGAGCTCCAGGCCGGCAACACCTGCGCTGCGGCCACAGAAGTAGTCTCTTCCCGGGGGCGCCCACAGGCCATCGTGCTTGGCTGTGAAATCGGCCGAGCCATGGATGGTGCTGCTGCTCGAGGGCTGGGACCCGGAAACCACCGGGGCTTTGAACTTCATCTCTGGCCTTTGGGTCTTCTCTGGGACAGGAGAAACTCCGCTTTCAGAAAACATCTCCGAGGGCTGCTGCCTGGAGGCTGGAGCCCCCTGCGCCCCGATGCTGGGCTGTGGCCTGTGCAACTCCAGGTTACTGGGGGCTAAAGTGCTAGAGTCAGTCCCTGAGGCCAGAGGGGTCTTGCCTGGGCCTGAGGGGCCCGGCTTCCCCTTCTCGGATGGCAGGGTCTTGGACTGGGCTGGGAAGGTGGCCTTGGGCTTGGGGAAACTGGACAAGGAAGGCAGGTCTTCTCCCACTAGAGGTGGTGGACAGCTAGTGGGTCTGTTTCTAAGCCAAGACTTGTTTCTACAGTTTTTGTGACTGTCGGGATTGTATTTATGCTCCAGTCTCTGATGCATCATTAACACTTCTGGATAAAAGGTCTTGAAAGTACAAAATGGGCAGGTGATACTTGGGATTAAACTCTTGCTCAAAGAAATTGCCTGGCAACTGTGAAGCGCCCCGAGGGCTAAATTTAAAGGTTTCTCTTGACAGTCCATGCTGGGCTCCACTCTACTGTCTGCTGCCACCTCTGCCTTCTCTTTGAGGCCAGCCTCGTCCTTGTGGGCGGCAGTGGCATCTGGGTGAGGATGAGGGGGAGCAGCCACTTCTGCTCTGCGAGGGAGGTTGATGGCCTGAGCTTCGGGCGCTGGTCTGTTCTTTAACATGTCCAAATAAGCAGGGACAGAGTGTCTGCCTAGCTGATCAGCACTAACTCCAGTTGCATTTTTCTTGAAATCCTGAGTATCTTTGTGCACTGGCGAGAGGACAGTGCTGCCCAGAACATTCTGAAAGGCAGGGGCCATCCCCTTAGGTTGCTTGGCAGGTGGGCTGCCTTTCACATCTGTGGCACCATCgaaaaatcttttcaaatttCTGGTTTGCGCACTGTTGGCGATGAGTATTACATCTTCTGCTTCCTGGTTTTTCCCTTCGCTCTTGACCTCAGCGGCCACATCGACCTGCTTATCTTTGTGGTGTCTCTCCAAGTGATACTGTAGAGAGGTCTTCTGGGCTGCAGCATAGTCACAAAATTCACATTTGTATGGTTTTTCATCCGTATGCACTCTGAGATGAATGTTGAGGTCATAGTTTGAGCGGAAAAGCTTTCCACAGTAACTACATTCTCTTGAGGATGTCAGATGCTTTATTTTGCCTCCATCATCATTTTGATCCAGATGGAGGCCTTTGGGAGGTTCGTCCGCGGATCCATCTTCAGAGCCTCCTTCTCGCTCTGTGGCTCCGTTTTCATCCAGGGTGCCGGCTAGGTTTGGAGAGCACGTCCTGAGCTGCTGGCCGTCCACAGACATGGTGGGCGACTCAGCATCTGTCCTCTGGTCCTTCTTGTGGACTCTCGAGTGCAGGACCAGCTGGCGGTAGGTTCTGAACACCTTGCCACACTCAGAGCAATGCGTGGACTTCTTACTCTTACTGGACAACTTGGGGTCCGCGTCCCCAGGAGGCACTTCACCGTTGGCATGTCTAGGCTTCTCCTTATCCTGTGCTAGGCCTGTACAACCGGTCTTACTGGAGCTGGACTTTGCAGAACCTTCGGGATGGCTTTTACTCTCGTTCCAGACTTCTCCAAGCTTTTCTTTGTCCGAATCATCATTGTCGGTGctcccttcctgcctgggctgctcCTTCGCCTCCCGGCAGATGGCGATTTTGCCCTTGGTGGCCAGCTGCCAGGCCTGGCAGGTGGTGAATGGGTCGAGCTGAGGTATCCATCCGGTGGGCTGCTTCCCGGTTTCAGGCTGAGCTTTGGGTCTGAGGTTTAAGAACTGCAGGAACTCGTCTCTTGGGGCTGACATCCCCGTCTGCTGAGAGTCTGCCTGGGGACTGCTGTCACCAGAAGCCTTGTCTTTGGTGTGTATCTTCCTGTGCTCAATGAGACTTtctatatttggaaataggaaGCCACAAACCATGCACATCTTGAAAGGAGAGGAGATGCTCTCCGCAGCCTGCTCCTGGACAACCTCGTTGATGGTGACCGGGCTTTCCAAGCCCTGCTGCAGCTTGCTCTTGTCCCCCGACTTGTCGCTGTGTGTTCGCATGTGGCTCTTCAGAAACCAGGGCACCTTGAACCTCCGTCCACACACGTGACACCCATAGGTGAAAGAGTCCTTGTGTTTCTTCATGTGGATCGCCAGGTCAAACGCAACTCTGAACGTCTGCCCACACACTTCACAGCTCAGGTCTTCATTCTCTTTGCCACTCTTGTCCTTGGGGGGTTCTGTTTGCACCTGGCCTTTATCTAGAGGGCTGAGATACTCTGCTTCCACGCACAGAACTGAGGGCTCACAGAGGATGGGCCGGTGCTGCAGCAGCACGTGCTTACTGAGGTCTTCAGAGTGGGTGAAGGTCTGCCTGCAGAACATGCATTCCAAGGGCGTGTAGCCTTCGATTTGGATGATGCTCTTCTCTTGCGTGGCTCTGAAAGGAACAGTGGTGGTCCCTTTTACTGACATGGCATCATCTAGCTCCATCTGGCTGCCAAGAGAATTGCCAGTAACTTCCGGTCCATCCATATACACTAAGAGGGACTGAGTTGGCATGTTTCCTGTCATTTCAGGACTCTGTATAAAATAAGAATCTGGCTGAGGGATTTCTGGACTTGGAATAAGGCCACTTGTAATACTTGTCACTCACACCCCCAGCAGTCCTGGACTTCACAACTAGAGCAAATAGTTGTTATAAAAGttcaaaagaaaatgtatattccTCTAACTTCTTATCTTCAGAAGTCTTAGGAACCTCAAAGACAGAGTATCACTGGTTCTTTCCACGATGCTTTGATTCAGCACAAAGCATTACTTCTCTTTGTCTCCACTGAGAGGGTATGAGTCGGTTGAGCAAGTCAATTCCAGCAATCTGGAGACAAGATTTCCAAAACTTTCGGAAGTGGAGGCAGTGTCTGGAACCTGGAGACTCTTGCTCTCTGAGCCTGCCAGTCCACCTGGCTCGGAACAATCCTGGAAGAGAAGTGATTGCTTCTCAAACCAAAAAGGCCAAGTTCTGtcttcttacatctgtatttataccagttgattttaatcctataaattctattccaaaggttagggcgtttcttatctccattccaaggttactctattattctattaagctacaaggaagtaactgaaggagattatcctaagtaaatattatgtagcttaagtgtgattgctcatggttaaagtgattaattacccacctggcacttagttaaggtgttttattccctccctaccttcagggaaaaatccctacctggggaaacaacctttcttggagaggtgaccttggtcaaAACTCATAGCTCTAAGAAGAGGagcatattaagaacagtatgccatatatgccaggtcccttgaaacatatgctgtgcagatgttccttccctgcagagactgtgtcaagcagcaaggatggaccggcttctggcaaatcccccttttttattttttaaatgataacgtgtgtaaatcagcggccacctcccagattgggttgtttaagacttggaagaagactgacaagcaatgatagcaAGCATAgcaataaacatagtggatggagtgcacacAGAGCCttgtagaaggttgctggcctcttcagtcaaggatTTTAGATGTCCACAAGTCGGTAGTTTGGTTGTCTTTGTTGATCTGGCTAGTGGGTGGTGTCACTGGTGATGAGCTTCCCGAAATGTCAGCGTGTTGAATGGCTGGATCATGGCTCCATCAGGGCCATGCTTGATGGTGGTGTGGGCGTCCGAGGAGGAGCCAGCTGTGCCCTCTGTGTTGGCTGATATGGATGAtaccgaggaggaggaggagggggtggagttgaagggtagtagagagaaaaagaagagaaagcaaaaaactacaaggcatggaagtgtttagaaaaaaaagggagaagaaagggaagaaggcagcatcctgacagagccctttccttcagctgcccctttccctgtggtccaaggtagaaatgggaaacaagtcctgttgcagtgagagggcagctgcttcAGCCAGTCTCtctctttacctgggtcccgatctgagctgggcgtgggaagcgaagcagccatgggggcaggagacctccctcataAGGGGTGAGGGTTCAGGACTCTGCAAAgttggtgggggtgagggtctgtgccccacctctgttgacccctaAGTTGTTTCCTGATGGCccctctgcgactgtgcctgtcttaggatgttccttccctgaggaatcttacccgtctctggctaaccagccatcctccggggccaagcagggtgatgtgaggtgtgTAAATGAGAGAGGAACAGCGCCCCACTGCAAGAgattcagttctgtctccttggtagccgatgcccccgtggcctccacgcccagcacctgccttgggctTCCCTCGCCTGCAAATGGACTGTGAGAAGAGAGTCTGTCTTGACACAAGGGCAAGAGGGGCCAATACAGGTCAAGGGAGGAACGGCTTCTCAGCATGTAGTCCcaggacagggctttctcagcccaggatgtaaggctcttggcacaagaccaCTCCACGTATGGGTCATATGCCAGACACCCCCATTCATGGCAGAAAacggaggtgcccttcctggaacaatAAGGCAgagagattctagaaaaggctgtgttcaggagagaaagagaaatgccaaagaaccagcaaacaattagtcagattaaaaaagaaaaaggaaaggagaagtggggcaaagctgggacataaggACAGACAAAAGGAGGCACAtttgatcctcccaatggacaggtcGTTCCAGCTCAGGGCTACACATCTGCTGCCGACGGGCACTGGTCCAGTGTGCTGACTCGGCCTCCCAGGGTGacggtccccaggagggaggcagaggccgctccttctggaaagatacaaaacacaacctataccccacatcattactagatctggtGAAACTCTTCCTGGTTTGTGTATTCATCTACCAGGCCAAGTcagcagaggctattgtacaggaggcccgatgccttttggctgctgtacaaccctctgcattgtattttttaaaaatttagcatataacattcttctcccccttgtttttatagaaaaggtttatattgatggaattctcagtttttctttttgtgtcaagagctaactttgatgtgttaaaactaaataaactgcatt containing:
- the LOC132241407 gene encoding LOW QUALITY PROTEIN: zinc finger protein 217-like (The sequence of the model RefSeq protein was modified relative to this genomic sequence to represent the inferred CDS: inserted 2 bases in 1 codon; substituted 4 bases at 4 genomic stop codons); translation: MTGNMPTQSLLVYMDGPEVTGNSLGSQMELDDAMSVKGTTTVPFRATQEKSIIQIEGYTPLECMFCRQTFTHSEDLSKHVLLQHRPILCEPSVLCVEAEYLSPLDKGQVQTEPPKDKSGKENEDLSCEVCGQTFRVAFDLAIHMKKHKDSFTYGCHVCGRRFKVPWFLKSHMRTHSDKSGDKSKLQQGLESPVTINEVVQEQAAESISSPFKMCMVCGFLFPNIESLIEHRKIHTKDKASGDSSPQADSQQTGMSAPRDEFLQFLNLRPKAQPETGKQPTGWIPQLDPFTTCQAWQLATKGKIAICREAKEQPRQEGSTDNDDSDKEKLGEVWNESKSHPEGSAKSSSSKTGCTGLAQDKEKPRHANGEVPPGDADPKLSSKSKKSTHCSECGKVFRTYRQLVLHSRVHKKDQRTDAESPTMSVDGQQLRTCSPNLAGTLDENGATEREGGSEDGSADEPPKGLHLDQNDDGGKIKHLTSSRECSYCGKLFRSNYDLNIHLRVHTDEKPYKCEFCDYAAAQKTSLQYHLERHHKDKQVDVAAEVKSEGKNQEAEDVILIANSAQTRNLKRFFDGATDVKGSPPAKQPKGMAPAFQNVLGSTVLSPVHKDTQDFKKNATGVSADQLGRHSVPAYLDMLKNRPAPEAQAINLPRRAEVAAPPHPHPDATAAHKDEAGLKEKAEVAADSRVEPSMDCQEKPLNLALGALHSCQAISLSKSLIPSITCPFCTFKTFYPEVLMMHQRLEHKYNPDSHKNCRNKSWLRNRPTSCPPPLVGEDLPSLSSFPKPKATFPAQSKTLPSEKGKPGPSGPGKTPLASGTDSSTLAPSNLELHRPQPSIGAQGAPASRQQPSEMFSESGVSPVPEKTQRPEMKFKAPVVSGSQPSSSSTIHGSADFTAKHDGLWAPPGRDYFCGRSAGVAGLELGEPLPKRPKAGPFVLGAEQPGPHDQRVLDLPKYLVDPGTTGLLPQKYAFPPLEVLPSKPGFLASGEMDSEDVLTLHXPXGGPGPLYTCAPXASLEGKRPVSXQHXSSSMLPKRNYENFIGNAHSRPKDKKTSFPILGKKGLDGWMCAP